A genomic stretch from Leptospira licerasiae serovar Varillal str. VAR 010 includes:
- a CDS encoding J domain-containing protein has protein sequence MSSAWTDHYRVLGLNFGASPDSIKHRYRELAKIFHPDNRLTGSKPVFLKVLESYQILSKPEERSRFDQEFKIRKRQEHAKNGIHLIPPSRILFATQAVEFARRGLLRAGMRSRDRKKYTGIYHDIRICLKPEELLGRIFAAIPLVVRSICPECRGSDLNCASCGGKGSYKSYRYLKWSPEPGSLVPGRIYTLDLSGFRPDVFTHFKKRILKVKIELFQGQKK, from the coding sequence ATGAGTTCGGCCTGGACAGATCATTATCGAGTTCTGGGCCTGAACTTCGGTGCCAGTCCGGATTCTATCAAACATAGATATAGAGAGCTCGCCAAAATTTTTCATCCGGATAATAGGCTTACCGGTTCTAAACCTGTCTTCTTAAAAGTTTTAGAGTCTTATCAGATACTTTCCAAACCGGAAGAACGTTCTCGTTTCGACCAAGAATTCAAGATCCGTAAAAGACAAGAACATGCAAAAAATGGAATTCACCTGATCCCGCCGTCTCGGATCCTATTCGCTACCCAAGCGGTTGAATTTGCAAGAAGGGGACTTCTTCGTGCCGGAATGAGAAGTAGAGATCGCAAAAAATACACAGGCATCTATCACGATATTCGAATTTGTCTCAAGCCGGAAGAGTTGTTGGGCAGAATATTTGCCGCCATTCCCTTGGTAGTCAGATCCATTTGCCCTGAATGTAGAGGTTCGGATCTAAACTGCGCTTCCTGCGGAGGAAAGGGAAGTTACAAAAGTTATAGATACTTAAAATGGAGCCCGGAACCGGGTAGCTTAGTTCCCGGTCGGATCTATACATTGGATCTATCCGGGTTTCGCCCCGACGTATTTACTCATTTCAAGAAGCGGATCTTAAAAGTTAAAATTGAACTCTTCCAGGGTCAAAAAAAATAG
- a CDS encoding ATP-binding protein: MHSRLVIFPIFFLCLLLSWNCGRADYDSGEIREGKLDAKTWDPSKTILSLRGDWELVPGKFLASEPESGQIQERIYAPIPQTWNELSKDGKLLFPNGKGFGTYSLHVQLPENCPELMLKVPDLGTSYSIYADGKLLETVGKVGKTPDTTVPFLQTSIVLLPQNLKRLDFEISNFAHINGGLWFTPEIGIPSLILKKLHSSQAMDVASSAAVLVLAIYQIMAFLRTREEKSQLYFALFSLASVFRFFLTGNRLFNYVFPEVPWEISYRLEYLSTYVLCSGFLSYSATAFKQDFHPKTERISLIIMLLFAIPTLVFPAEFYAKLLFPFQFVILIGGAYTLLGCTRAVLHARPGSRFFLVGISFIIIAGINDILSSNYILNNHYILAPAIFFFIFFHSLGFSFSFSRVLRTSMEAEKGLLIANQNLNELKTELESKVESRTVQLTAAKEKAEWEAKYRYDFLAIMSHEIRTPLNGLLGTSNLLSETTLTQEQKEYADIIQASGENLLHLVNQLLDLSKIENHRFVLEILPFDPFAVLQRAARVVKARAEEKRVLVDISYPEHHPGIFLGDEGRIQQVLLNLLSNAIKFTGSGGKVCLGVRFYGEDLFSRVLEFWVEDNGVGIAEEQAAVLFEPFVQADSSVARKFGGSGLGLTISKKLVELMGGSIRIISSPGKGSKFSFLLPFPQEEPEKQELEEESAPPIVLPPLKILLVEDQEFSRRVAFDILTKLGMKVHSLGMGKDAIAQLDRETYEIILLDIDLPDISGVEVSKRIKETFAHPPYLVAWTAHALPGSEEFFESSGFDSYLKKPSLKRDWILFLERYVQSRPKPSG, from the coding sequence ATGCATTCAAGACTCGTAATTTTCCCGATTTTTTTTCTCTGCCTGCTACTCTCCTGGAATTGCGGAAGGGCTGATTACGATTCGGGAGAAATTCGAGAAGGTAAACTAGACGCGAAAACTTGGGACCCGAGCAAAACCATTCTTTCTTTGAGGGGAGATTGGGAATTGGTTCCGGGAAAATTTTTGGCATCCGAGCCTGAGTCTGGACAAATCCAAGAGAGGATCTACGCGCCCATTCCTCAGACCTGGAATGAACTATCAAAAGATGGAAAACTTTTATTTCCGAATGGAAAAGGTTTCGGGACCTACTCTCTCCATGTACAACTTCCCGAAAATTGCCCCGAGCTGATGTTAAAAGTTCCGGATCTAGGAACGTCATACTCTATTTACGCGGATGGAAAACTTTTAGAAACTGTCGGTAAGGTAGGAAAAACTCCGGACACCACTGTCCCGTTCCTGCAAACTTCAATCGTTCTTCTACCTCAAAATCTGAAAAGATTAGACTTTGAGATCTCCAATTTTGCTCATATCAACGGAGGCCTTTGGTTTACTCCTGAGATAGGGATACCTTCTCTTATATTAAAAAAACTGCATTCTAGCCAAGCGATGGATGTGGCAAGTTCCGCTGCGGTCCTGGTGCTTGCGATCTACCAAATTATGGCGTTTCTCAGGACTCGAGAAGAAAAAAGTCAATTGTACTTTGCATTATTCTCCTTGGCCTCAGTATTCCGATTTTTCCTAACGGGAAATCGGTTATTTAATTATGTATTTCCGGAGGTTCCTTGGGAGATCAGCTACAGGTTGGAATATCTGAGTACCTACGTACTCTGTTCCGGATTTTTATCTTATTCTGCCACCGCATTTAAACAGGATTTCCATCCTAAAACGGAAAGGATATCCCTGATCATAATGTTATTGTTCGCAATTCCCACTCTGGTATTTCCCGCGGAATTCTATGCAAAACTGCTTTTCCCGTTCCAATTCGTAATTCTTATAGGAGGCGCCTACACTTTACTGGGATGTACAAGAGCAGTCCTCCACGCAAGGCCGGGTTCCCGATTTTTCTTAGTAGGGATCTCTTTTATAATTATCGCCGGCATAAACGACATTTTGTCCTCCAACTATATATTAAATAACCATTATATATTAGCTCCTGCGATCTTTTTCTTCATATTCTTCCATAGCCTCGGCTTTTCGTTCTCCTTCTCCAGGGTTTTAAGGACTTCTATGGAAGCGGAGAAGGGATTACTGATTGCCAACCAAAACCTGAACGAGCTAAAAACGGAACTTGAAAGCAAAGTAGAATCCAGAACGGTCCAACTTACCGCAGCAAAAGAAAAAGCGGAATGGGAAGCAAAATACAGATACGATTTCTTGGCAATAATGAGCCACGAGATCCGCACTCCTTTAAACGGGCTTTTAGGAACTTCCAATCTTTTGTCCGAAACTACTTTAACACAAGAACAGAAGGAATACGCGGATATTATCCAAGCCTCCGGCGAGAACCTTCTTCACTTAGTGAATCAACTATTAGATCTTTCTAAAATAGAAAATCATCGTTTCGTATTGGAGATCCTCCCGTTCGATCCTTTTGCGGTTTTACAAAGGGCAGCAAGAGTGGTTAAAGCTAGAGCGGAAGAAAAAAGGGTCTTAGTCGATATTTCATATCCGGAACACCATCCCGGGATCTTCTTAGGAGATGAAGGAAGGATACAGCAAGTCCTCTTAAATCTTTTGAGTAATGCGATCAAGTTCACCGGTTCAGGCGGAAAGGTTTGTCTTGGAGTTCGTTTTTATGGAGAAGATCTTTTCTCCAGAGTTTTAGAATTTTGGGTAGAAGACAACGGAGTCGGGATCGCAGAAGAACAAGCCGCGGTATTATTCGAACCTTTCGTCCAAGCGGATTCTTCCGTTGCCAGAAAATTTGGCGGAAGCGGTTTGGGCCTAACCATTTCCAAAAAATTGGTAGAACTCATGGGGGGAAGCATCCGTATCATAAGTTCTCCAGGCAAAGGGTCCAAATTTTCTTTTTTACTTCCCTTCCCTCAAGAAGAACCTGAAAAACAAGAATTGGAAGAAGAGTCTGCACCACCTATCGTTCTACCTCCTCTTAAAATCCTACTCGTAGAAGACCAAGAATTTTCTAGAAGAGTTGCATTCGATATTCTCACTAAACTCGGAATGAAAGTACATTCTTTAGGAATGGGAAAAGACGCAATCGCTCAATTGGACAGAGAAACTTACGAAATAATACTCTTAGATATCGATCTTCCGGATATTAGCGGCGTAGAAGTTTCCAAAAGAATTAAGGAAACATTCGCCCATCCTCCCTATCTTGTCGCTTGGACCGCTCATGCTTTGCCAGGCTCTGAAGAATTTTTCGAAAGTTCAGGATTCGACTCTTATCTCAAAAAACCTTCTCTCAAAAGGGATTGGATCCTGTTTTTAGAAAGATACGTGCAAAGTAGACCGAAACCTTCAGGTTAA
- a CDS encoding STAS domain-containing protein encodes MEISIRKSSETNIISLSGSLDIYTSIDLKNFFEQNIDRNNNNVVINLEKLNYIDSSGIGMLIKQLNYVQELSGKFFIANMKPAIEKVFKVAGLTSYFQTLSESEFTSQFP; translated from the coding sequence ATGGAAATTAGCATTAGAAAATCCAGCGAAACAAATATAATCAGCCTCTCCGGGAGCCTGGACATCTATACGTCCATCGATCTCAAAAACTTTTTCGAACAGAACATTGACCGAAATAACAATAACGTTGTGATCAATCTGGAAAAGTTAAATTATATAGATTCCTCAGGAATCGGGATGCTAATTAAACAACTGAATTATGTCCAAGAACTCAGCGGAAAATTTTTCATCGCGAATATGAAACCTGCGATCGAAAAAGTTTTCAAAGTGGCTGGACTAACTTCATATTTCCAAACTCTTTCAGAGTCCGAATTCACGAGCCAATTTCCCTGA
- a CDS encoding type I phosphomannose isomerase catalytic subunit has translation MQKVFKFEPIYKEKVWGGRKLETVLGRAIPSGDIGESWEISDYGSDLSKITNGECSGKTFREVYTSDYESVLGKPFKGQSFPLLIKLIDAKEKLSVQVHPDDAYAEKFDPESAGKKEAWTVLQADKGSKLVCGFSKQTNKQEFSEYVRTNRVEEILNEVEVKELDSFLLNPGRIHAIGGGILLMEVQQSSDSTYRVYDYGRPRELHLKKALDVLDFSSADPKDRLSPKQIDSFGFSRSVLTANDKFRMEILEIDSAKKFSLPSFSSEPVFHVLMVLNGECKLEDLDLKTGDTVLVTASGIKEGINCESKSSFLRLAWSGPGSDWIQYS, from the coding sequence ATGCAGAAGGTTTTCAAATTCGAGCCCATCTATAAGGAAAAAGTCTGGGGCGGTAGAAAATTAGAAACCGTATTGGGACGAGCTATCCCCTCGGGAGATATAGGTGAGTCCTGGGAGATTTCGGATTACGGTTCCGATCTTTCCAAAATTACCAACGGAGAATGTTCCGGAAAAACTTTTAGAGAAGTATATACTTCAGATTACGAGTCAGTGCTTGGAAAACCCTTCAAAGGACAAAGTTTTCCTTTATTGATCAAGCTTATAGACGCGAAGGAAAAATTATCAGTACAAGTCCATCCGGACGACGCATACGCGGAGAAGTTCGATCCTGAAAGTGCAGGTAAAAAGGAAGCTTGGACAGTTCTGCAAGCAGACAAAGGTTCCAAACTAGTTTGCGGATTTTCAAAACAAACTAATAAGCAAGAATTTTCAGAGTATGTAAGAACAAATAGAGTAGAAGAAATCCTAAACGAAGTAGAGGTAAAAGAACTAGATTCTTTTCTTCTAAACCCGGGAAGAATTCACGCAATCGGCGGAGGGATTCTTTTGATGGAAGTACAACAATCTTCTGATTCCACTTATAGAGTGTATGATTACGGAAGACCAAGAGAGTTACATCTTAAAAAAGCGTTGGATGTTTTGGATTTTTCTTCCGCCGATCCTAAGGACAGATTGAGTCCTAAACAAATCGATTCTTTCGGTTTCTCCCGCTCCGTTCTGACAGCAAATGATAAGTTTAGAATGGAAATTTTAGAGATCGATTCCGCTAAGAAATTTTCTCTTCCTTCTTTTTCATCCGAGCCGGTATTCCATGTTTTGATGGTATTGAATGGAGAATGTAAATTAGAAGATCTGGATCTGAAAACCGGAGATACTGTTTTAGTAACAGCTTCCGGGATCAAAGAGGGAATTAATTGCGAATCTAAATCTTCTTTTTTACGTTTGGCCTGGTCCGGTCCAGGTTCGGATTGGATCCAATATTCATAA
- a CDS encoding bifunctional riboflavin kinase/FAD synthetase: protein MKILRSLENLKSNLKTSTVVTLGNFDGIHLGHQALLERTKEISLEKGLPSCVVTYHPNPALVLGKDKDLGGITTQADKENLIESYGIDWLVVVPFTLEFAQIEAETFLKEILINQLGAKSILIGFNHCFGKGRRGDYELLKKYSSEYGYDLEKLDPVFLGATKLSSSYIRSLLREGKVEDAEECLGREFSVTGTVVHGHQRGRTIGFPTANVQPLPELILPGVGVYAGRTEVEGKTYPSMINIGNNPTFGDQAVTLESHIFDFSDDIYGKKVNVIFTKKIREEIKFPGVDALISQLKKDETLSRKILQER from the coding sequence TTGAAAATTCTTAGAAGTCTGGAGAACTTAAAAAGCAACCTGAAGACTTCCACAGTCGTAACTTTGGGGAATTTTGACGGGATCCACCTGGGCCACCAGGCTCTTTTAGAAAGAACCAAGGAAATTTCCCTGGAAAAAGGTCTCCCCTCGTGCGTTGTCACATATCATCCCAACCCTGCTCTTGTTTTAGGAAAGGACAAGGACCTGGGAGGAATTACCACTCAGGCAGATAAGGAAAATCTAATAGAATCTTATGGGATCGATTGGTTAGTCGTTGTTCCATTCACACTCGAATTCGCACAGATAGAGGCGGAAACATTCCTAAAAGAAATCCTAATTAACCAACTGGGAGCAAAATCGATTTTGATCGGATTCAATCATTGTTTCGGAAAAGGAAGAAGAGGAGATTATGAACTCCTAAAAAAATACTCCTCCGAATACGGATACGATCTGGAAAAATTAGATCCTGTGTTTCTTGGCGCCACAAAACTTTCCAGCTCCTATATTCGCTCCTTATTGAGAGAAGGAAAGGTAGAAGATGCGGAAGAATGTCTCGGGAGAGAATTTTCAGTTACCGGAACCGTTGTCCATGGCCACCAAAGAGGAAGAACCATAGGATTTCCAACTGCGAATGTACAACCTTTACCTGAACTTATTCTTCCCGGAGTCGGAGTCTATGCAGGAAGAACCGAGGTAGAAGGTAAAACTTATCCTTCGATGATCAATATAGGAAATAATCCTACCTTTGGCGACCAGGCAGTCACTTTAGAAAGCCATATATTCGATTTTTCTGATGATATTTACGGAAAGAAGGTCAATGTAATTTTTACTAAAAAGATCAGGGAAGAGATCAAGTTCCCGGGAGTGGACGCTCTAATCTCACAATTGAAGAAGGACGAAACTCTTTCCAGAAAGATCCTACAAGAAAGATAA
- a CDS encoding HNH endonuclease, translating to MNGPGEYSEEPLLWVSESEIKKQRQIAKELRKTPWWRKKKADGICYYCGKKFPPDELTMDHLIPLAKGGKSIKANLVPACKDCNNSKKNKLPFEEF from the coding sequence ATGAACGGCCCGGGAGAATATTCGGAAGAGCCCCTTCTTTGGGTTAGCGAATCCGAGATCAAAAAACAAAGACAGATCGCTAAAGAATTACGCAAAACTCCTTGGTGGAGAAAAAAGAAAGCGGACGGGATCTGTTACTACTGCGGTAAAAAATTCCCTCCGGATGAACTTACAATGGATCATCTCATCCCGTTAGCGAAAGGAGGAAAGTCTATCAAAGCGAATTTGGTTCCTGCCTGCAAAGATTGCAATAATTCCAAAAAGAACAAACTTCCTTTCGAAGAATTTTGA
- a CDS encoding SpoIIE family protein phosphatase — translation MNYYLFLPISALIINTLLISYVFARRFRSAVIRDFLRFVLFLNLWLVSYILYWSMLPPEWMTPIFKLSCFTWIPVGLLFLETVYRFLNIRSTILLPFFRFSVVLTIFLTASTDWIIKGSILYDWGYELEPGILFVPFSTIAVSGPAIWGLYLLLKERFKTKQKKIRQQLNYWILGTTIALGISAYTELFNLDEQGRFLFVPLSPAAISIQAFFIFIAITRYGFLNISLERIAVELFRDIHDGIILTKENHEFFFANQAAIAILDGSPSKEGLFKPEWHFVNYREEQDHIPRDYQLIGNSVLQFIELTVSEIKITENESGTLYLLRDITEKKAAQEKIHQLYSQIVNDLEIARVTQASIITQKFPDKGSYRIHSFFQPIDKVGGDMLRVIEHPGERVDILFADVSGHGIASAMVGGMLSIAFQIVSDKKLSPKESLSEIHEMLSKVVLHHHISAVYASFYPNENKLKFSYAGHHPMLVFREGKIYPLEGEGRILLAIKELHLNDYDFDLQTSDRLLFYSDGLYEVKNVLGEIFGYEEFLEWIGTMADRDTRSLLEAAHRKALEFGNGKHNDDLAMLALEIGP, via the coding sequence ATGAATTATTACCTTTTTCTGCCAATAAGCGCTCTAATAATAAATACTCTTCTTATTTCATACGTTTTTGCCAGAAGGTTCCGAAGCGCCGTTATCAGGGACTTTTTACGATTCGTTCTATTCCTAAATCTTTGGCTCGTTTCTTACATTCTATATTGGAGCATGCTTCCTCCGGAATGGATGACCCCGATTTTTAAGCTTTCTTGTTTTACTTGGATCCCTGTAGGCCTACTATTTTTAGAAACTGTATATAGATTTTTAAACATTCGTTCGACAATCCTTCTTCCATTCTTTCGTTTTTCGGTGGTATTGACTATCTTTCTGACAGCGTCCACAGATTGGATCATCAAAGGTTCTATTTTATACGATTGGGGTTACGAATTAGAACCCGGGATCTTATTCGTTCCATTTAGTACGATTGCGGTAAGCGGCCCCGCTATCTGGGGACTATATCTTCTGTTAAAGGAAAGGTTTAAGACAAAACAAAAAAAGATCAGACAACAACTGAATTATTGGATCTTGGGAACCACTATCGCACTCGGGATCAGCGCTTACACTGAGTTGTTCAATCTAGATGAACAAGGCAGATTTTTATTCGTCCCTTTAAGTCCTGCAGCAATAAGCATTCAGGCATTCTTCATATTTATCGCAATTACACGTTACGGTTTTTTAAATATTAGTTTGGAAAGGATAGCAGTGGAATTATTCCGGGATATCCACGACGGGATCATTCTTACAAAGGAAAACCATGAGTTTTTCTTTGCAAACCAAGCGGCAATCGCAATCTTAGACGGCTCCCCTTCTAAAGAAGGTCTGTTCAAACCGGAATGGCATTTTGTAAATTATAGGGAGGAGCAGGACCATATTCCCAGAGATTACCAATTAATAGGTAACTCCGTCCTACAATTCATAGAACTCACCGTTTCGGAGATCAAGATCACGGAGAATGAGTCCGGAACATTATATCTTTTGCGAGACATCACCGAAAAGAAAGCCGCTCAAGAAAAAATCCATCAACTATATTCACAAATCGTAAACGACCTAGAAATTGCGCGAGTTACACAAGCTTCCATTATCACCCAAAAATTTCCGGATAAAGGTTCTTATCGGATCCATTCTTTTTTCCAACCCATAGACAAGGTGGGAGGGGACATGTTGAGAGTAATAGAACATCCGGGAGAGAGAGTGGATATTCTGTTCGCGGATGTTTCCGGACACGGGATCGCTTCTGCCATGGTGGGAGGAATGCTTTCTATAGCATTTCAGATAGTATCGGACAAAAAACTTTCTCCCAAGGAAAGTTTATCAGAGATCCATGAGATGCTTTCTAAGGTTGTATTACACCATCACATCTCCGCAGTCTATGCGAGTTTTTATCCGAACGAAAATAAACTCAAGTTCTCTTATGCGGGACATCACCCCATGCTTGTTTTTAGAGAAGGTAAAATTTACCCTCTGGAAGGAGAAGGAAGGATCTTACTCGCAATTAAGGAATTACATCTGAACGATTACGATTTCGATCTACAAACTTCAGACAGATTATTATTCTATTCAGACGGTTTGTACGAGGTGAAGAACGTTTTAGGAGAAATTTTCGGTTACGAAGAATTCTTAGAATGGATCGGAACGATGGCGGATAGAGATACTCGCTCTCTATTAGAAGCGGCTCACAGAAAAGCGTTAGAATTTGGAAATGGAAAACATAACGACGATTTGGCGATGTTGGCCTTGGAGATAGGACCATGA
- a CDS encoding LIC_12936 family protein, which yields MKKPFILLLLICLFSWEISSQDFEKDGQIKILPYEPMQVRDIEGLTKDIKDFHKRIEDMLPFLNRRKKIIDNEYFQFVPAMENFNFPVRDRFLVDKKFYLKVSGGEGSLKLDGVRFITRKSLVTKLRPINDEIGELKNEKVAASDPANIVLVVKRKTDAGTKEEVYSLGNIRSPNQRVKFVRSYRDNLAEVVQAIDKYVEGTIRADRKDVDTMLDGLESGGSFQEYNSNR from the coding sequence ATGAAGAAACCGTTTATCTTACTTCTTTTGATCTGCTTATTCAGTTGGGAAATATCTTCTCAGGACTTTGAGAAGGACGGTCAGATCAAAATACTTCCTTATGAACCAATGCAGGTCCGTGATATAGAAGGTCTGACAAAAGACATTAAGGACTTTCATAAAAGAATAGAAGATATGCTCCCTTTCCTGAATAGAAGGAAGAAAATTATTGATAACGAGTATTTTCAATTTGTTCCTGCGATGGAAAATTTCAATTTCCCGGTCCGTGATAGATTTTTAGTGGATAAAAAGTTTTATCTAAAAGTTTCAGGGGGAGAAGGTTCCCTAAAACTGGATGGAGTTCGTTTTATTACCCGAAAATCTCTGGTCACTAAGCTCAGGCCGATAAACGACGAGATCGGAGAATTAAAAAACGAGAAGGTAGCGGCCTCTGATCCTGCAAATATAGTTTTAGTCGTAAAAAGAAAAACGGATGCCGGAACGAAAGAAGAGGTGTATAGTCTCGGAAATATCAGGAGTCCGAACCAAAGGGTAAAGTTCGTCCGTTCTTATCGTGACAATCTTGCAGAAGTGGTCCAAGCAATAGATAAATATGTGGAAGGAACGATCCGAGCAGACAGGAAGGATGTGGATACGATGCTGGACGGTTTGGAAAGCGGCGGCTCCTTCCAAGAATATAATTCGAATCGTTAA
- a CDS encoding SpoIIE family protein phosphatase, whose amino-acid sequence MNPYLILPLFALFINLWLFTYVLALKGKHKVVHLYLLYSGALSLWIISIILYWSFLPLHWMTWIFKISSISWLLVGPLFLEFVFAFLSKNPNIVLYLLRGLALAIFPITLTTDWIVAGVERKYWGDMLIQGPFYVYGINLLTVSPPVYAIYLLIFESRKEEIGFRKQCYLLAFGTFLSSVLGFLTTVLPRILSQGDLHYPPLSGSVSVIQSACVFIAIAKYGFLEIRLEKIALQLYSKLREGVILLSASDDLLYWNESAKEMLGFPKVTAAPEKLDLGKFLEGFTRRPFSRMDFKRKFSETKRIISEEDILPSSDSVYLEVSKSEIPISGRDLGKVYVLRDITEKKEASERINMLYSRVIRDLDIAREVQNTITTRDFPSSPKYKIFSYFRPYDRVGGDVLNCSESADGSLEVLFADVSGHGISSAMVAAMASISFNVFSRKGNKPKEGLLFTNDLLSSVVTQHFISAVFLRYNPNTKILEYSYAGHHVGLLLRDGQTLDLQGKGGVLLAVGTPILEDFQIQLRPGDRVLLYSDGLFEVRGSKGIPMGNSTLVEAVKKLSYQDSDSLIRSLVSYSESFGDGIMTDDLTLFCLEIRD is encoded by the coding sequence ATGAACCCATATCTGATCCTTCCACTATTCGCATTATTCATCAATCTATGGTTATTCACCTACGTTTTGGCGCTAAAAGGAAAACATAAAGTAGTTCATTTATATCTTTTATATTCGGGAGCCTTAAGTCTCTGGATCATTTCCATTATTTTGTATTGGTCCTTCTTACCGCTCCATTGGATGACTTGGATCTTTAAGATCAGCTCCATTTCCTGGTTATTAGTCGGTCCTTTATTTTTAGAGTTCGTATTCGCATTCTTATCGAAAAATCCGAATATTGTCCTATATCTTTTGAGAGGATTAGCGCTCGCGATCTTTCCTATTACGTTAACGACGGATTGGATCGTCGCAGGAGTAGAAAGAAAATATTGGGGAGACATGCTCATCCAAGGTCCCTTTTACGTTTACGGGATCAATTTACTTACGGTTTCTCCTCCGGTATATGCAATATATCTTTTGATTTTCGAATCCAGGAAAGAAGAGATCGGATTTAGAAAACAATGTTATCTTTTGGCTTTCGGAACATTCTTGTCTTCTGTGCTTGGATTTTTGACCACAGTCCTTCCGAGGATCTTATCCCAAGGAGACCTACATTATCCGCCTTTAAGCGGGAGTGTAAGTGTAATCCAATCCGCCTGTGTATTCATCGCAATCGCAAAATACGGATTTTTAGAGATCCGATTGGAGAAGATCGCACTCCAATTATACTCAAAGCTAAGAGAGGGAGTGATCCTATTATCCGCTTCCGATGACCTGTTGTATTGGAATGAAAGTGCAAAGGAAATGTTAGGTTTCCCTAAAGTAACCGCCGCTCCGGAGAAATTGGATTTGGGAAAATTTTTGGAAGGTTTTACAAGAAGACCATTTTCCAGAATGGACTTTAAAAGAAAATTTTCGGAAACAAAACGAATTATTTCTGAAGAAGATATACTCCCCTCCTCCGATTCGGTTTATTTAGAAGTTTCCAAATCGGAAATACCGATCTCTGGCAGAGACTTAGGCAAGGTTTACGTACTCCGAGATATCACTGAAAAAAAAGAAGCATCCGAACGGATCAATATGCTTTATTCCAGAGTGATCCGAGATTTGGACATCGCAAGAGAAGTACAGAATACGATCACTACCAGGGATTTCCCTTCTTCTCCCAAATATAAAATATTCTCTTATTTTCGTCCATATGATCGAGTAGGAGGAGATGTTCTAAATTGTTCCGAAAGCGCAGACGGAAGCCTAGAAGTCCTATTTGCAGACGTTTCCGGGCATGGGATCTCCTCTGCCATGGTAGCCGCAATGGCATCCATATCTTTTAATGTGTTCTCCAGAAAAGGGAATAAACCTAAGGAAGGTTTATTATTCACGAATGATCTACTTTCTTCCGTCGTAACCCAACATTTTATCTCCGCGGTTTTCCTTAGATATAATCCGAACACAAAAATATTAGAATATAGTTATGCAGGCCACCATGTCGGACTTCTACTTAGAGATGGACAGACTTTGGATTTACAAGGCAAAGGAGGAGTCCTACTTGCCGTAGGAACTCCTATCTTGGAGGATTTTCAGATACAACTAAGGCCTGGAGACAGAGTATTATTGTATTCAGACGGTCTATTTGAGGTGAGGGGATCTAAAGGAATACCGATGGGAAATTCCACACTTGTGGAGGCGGTAAAAAAACTTTCATATCAGGATTCTGACAGTCTGATCCGCTCCTTAGTATCCTATTCGGAATCCTTCGGAGACGGGATCATGACGGACGATCTAACCCTATTCTGTTTAGAAATTAGAGATTAA
- a CDS encoding LIC10729 family protein produces the protein MDWRRIAILLFLILAAGGQGPIGQENRETKNFENFSKPMGGENYISEDYRTFPELSIWGYHNGLKLAPDRKDPAPGAGTGRLFDNQCRMVPETGLDILLIANPNRKDIIYVYFDLTLFSKTENAAILPDRELRISANGTLKRTIRFPNENLYSRAIYAGTPPVYITVDPSELREGRLNLNLTPLAGEKGRFWGVWDVFLSYTAPEYP, from the coding sequence ATGGACTGGCGCCGAATTGCAATACTCTTATTCTTAATTCTTGCCGCTGGCGGACAGGGTCCGATCGGTCAGGAAAATCGGGAAACGAAAAATTTTGAGAATTTCTCCAAACCGATGGGGGGAGAAAACTATATTTCCGAGGATTATAGAACCTTCCCCGAACTTTCGATTTGGGGATATCATAATGGTCTGAAATTAGCTCCGGACAGAAAAGATCCAGCGCCGGGAGCCGGGACAGGACGACTATTTGATAACCAATGTAGAATGGTTCCTGAGACCGGGTTGGATATCCTACTTATTGCCAATCCGAACAGAAAAGACATTATCTACGTGTATTTCGACCTGACCTTATTCTCCAAAACGGAAAATGCAGCGATTTTACCTGATAGGGAACTTAGAATTTCCGCGAACGGGACCTTAAAAAGGACAATTCGTTTTCCGAACGAAAACTTATACTCCAGAGCCATCTACGCAGGAACTCCTCCGGTATACATCACAGTAGATCCGTCTGAGTTGAGAGAAGGTAGACTGAATTTAAATCTGACTCCGCTCGCGGGAGAAAAGGGTAGATTTTGGGGAGTTTGGGACGTGTTTTTATCCTACACCGCCCCGGAATATCCTTGA